In Mangifera indica cultivar Alphonso chromosome 14, CATAS_Mindica_2.1, whole genome shotgun sequence, the DNA window ATCATATtggataaattaaatatttaattcaataattattttaaaatatttaaatttttattttttatataaaattttatatattacttatagaatataattgttaatatattatgataatatattttataatatgatacaagtaaaaattaatatatattataaaatatatcaaattaatataatatgataaatatattctataatattatatatcctatgatgtaatatatattattaatataaattaatatgtcttttttaaaaaatacgatataataaagatgtataaaaaaaatttaaattttaaagatatttataatatttaaaaaagtaaaatattatttatattatttattatttattaaaaataatataatataatatttaatatataatataaaaaattaaaattttaatatacaatattatacccaacttaattatcatatatcaattatcgagtaattttatatttcggCCAATACTGAACATAATCATGGGATCCAGGTAATTTTCGTGCCATCATAAATTTAAAACGCACAACTTGTACGAATAACACTGAGTGCTTATGAATTGAAAGTTTGACCGGGTAAGATGCTGACACGTGGAAAATCGATTCCTAGTTAAAGTGATGAAAACTAGAAAACGCCACATCAATGGCGGCAACTAGAGTCTATTATGTATTTCATCAATCTACTGCCACGTGTCCATAAATTGACCTTCATGTTACACGTTTCAAagaataatatgttaataacgtgtttttaaaaatataatattattaataataattttaaaatttctataaatcatctaattaataatttaaatataacatatttaattgattatattatataatataatatataatcaagatttaatcatcataaaaaattatcagaaaaagttagaaatttgaattaaaaaattaagttttttattttatataattatattattaattaattgaaaatgtaatagatatttttatattttaaaaaatttataaaaaacaatataaatacgtattaatacaaaaaatatattaaatacgtatttgatatattttaagttcaaaattttgaaatgacatatttaaaatgtaaataattcatatttttatttactagGCAAAGAGGTATTAGCCTTCTAAAACCAATGTATTgctatttttcaagttttttattcttattaaatatatataatatcgtttttattaaaaatatattaacaggtaataaattaataattataatcaaattataaaaacatatcTTTCTTGTATAACTCATCATCTAACACCAAAACTTTGATAAGAAATTATTTGATCTTATTCATCACATgtgtgattaattttaaaagcacagaaaatgaatattattacgAATCACAAATATTCGAAACTATAAAATAGGGTAAACGCTACAAAATACAATTAGCCTACTAATCTTATTAAAAGAATGCAATTAGTGATGGATGTGTTGCCTTTAAAATAGGGAATACaatttataaatcttaaaaaagtAGTGATGATGATGGTAAGAGGAATATATTATAAGACtcttgaaagaaaataatcaatggTGGATGTGGATCTCACTCCATTTATCTtgtctctttatttatttatttatattaatttcatgaAATATGTCCATcacccttctttttcttttttttagtaaatgactTTTCGATTCACCTTCGCCTTCGCCTTCgccttcatcttcatcttcatcttcatcttcaacctCTCTGCCAATTTAAATACGTTTCTGGCCTATTACCTAAGCAATTATGTCGTTTAGTTTGTTAATCTGTTTCAATCTTCAATCACGTCCACAACATGCTGATGAACTTGATTTCTTCTGTCTCTCCATTGGGTCCCCTtttgattcaattattttaaaatccaTCGGCTATTGCTATTCCACGTCACCTATCAATTTCCTCTGCAAAACAGTACACCCAGCTGCATGTGCTAAatctttacattttttttttgtgtttgatgTGATGTATAATATTCGATAATTTGATTGCACcttgcattaatttttttttatttttaattaaattttgagtataaaattatttttatttttaattaaaataacaaataacatcaaaattattaaatataattacaatgaATTGAcaacttcaaaaaataataatttaataaaaaatcttgaaatccTAATTAGtagtatgaaaaatattttaaaaatataaaaagtaaattttatattatatgaattacATTTAACACGAATTAAGTGTGCGCACCGCACATGTGGGATTTGGATATACACATTGAAAGGACTAGAAATTCAACTCGGCGGTCTTCAGATATCTATTTGTCACAAGTTAAACGACAATAATAATTATGGGATCTTCCAAGCGGTCTTGGTTcctatgatattttattaaaaggtcaaaagacttttATTCCCAacctcaaatttttatttgttagatCTTACAAATTTAAATGTCTAtctgtctattaaattttattattatttaataaaagtaaaaatattatttaaaaattttgttttaaaaaaataatttatcttattttcttattttaattttaaaaactaataatttttctttaatttaattttaaaaagttattttctcACCCCAACAATttagggtttctatattttagtGTTAGAATCGCCCTCtcaaagttaaaatatattacacTTACACAACCAAAATTGCATTCTCTCTTTTTGACGATTCATTCCAGCATATCGTCAGCCTCACCATTAACATTTTCTTCATTTCCCCGATGGTTTTTCAACATAGAAACCACccaaaaattgataaaaatgattgaatttgtCACTCGGATCCATGCAACAAAGCTGTGCATTGGCCGACGCATAACTCAACAGGGTGACATCACACGAGAAACCACTGGGGAGAGGAATGAGGTGCAAGTGATGGTTGACGATGTGTTGTAGTGAATTATCAAAAAGAATGGTCACTAAAAGAAGAGAATGTAATTTTGAGGGTTGACTTGAAAGACCAGTTTGTTTTGTTCTCGTTGTCGGCCTTCTTGGTGCCTCTTGTCGACACGATGCACCAAGGAGGCAGAATTTGAGCAAGATCTCTTACTcgattttcattgatttttgcTTCGAACGATAGAGATATGATAGGGAAAAGAACGCTAATAGCTCATGctcaatgatgaagatgttggaGACGAAGGGAGAAAGTTGTCGATGGCGATCTAAAGGTGAAGTGGGGGTgaaactcaaatattttagaaGGCTTGGGGTGACTGcaatagaaaaaatatggaTGTTATGCAAACCTTAGACTTGGTGgggaaaagttagtttttaaacatgGAAAAATTTGaggctaggggaaaattgttagtttttaaaactaaggtgggaaaaagattttttctttaaataaaatctttaaatatgattttacctttaacaataacagtaaaatttaatagacagatgagtatttagattttcaataattaatagataagaAGTTAGGtttgtatcaaaccttgggtgggacataatCATTTGGCCTAGGCATAATGACaaactgtttttaaaaatataaatttaaaagtaatattatatatatatatatatttatataatttaaatatataaataaattattattatgtgattaaatattattttatttttaatttaaaattatttaattatataatttttattgtaaattttagtttattcaatttttgaGGTCACAAGTTTTGGTAATTCTCAAGATAAATTCTTGGGTGGGTTTAAAATGTGGGAGTTAAGATTGGAATATGAATTGGCGTTTCACGTAAGAAAttgcttattttttttcattaattgcAAGAAGGATATGTATGGCGTGCTTCATATGTTTTTCACTttctttaaattctttttttatttgtctcaTAAAAAAGCACTTTAGTGAAAGGCTAAAAATCTGAGGCAAAAgtactttttatttaaaaatatttttttaaaaaattggtacAGCAAAAGGGCCCTTAATTGCTGTGGAAATCTCGCAACTTCTTCTAGCCTTTAACTAGCACTTATCACTAAGGATATCttgggataaaatttttttttttaaattatgtgaattttattttaagtatctaattaaatatataaataatatattattattttattaaataattttatattgaattaaaatcaatcatactgaataaaataaattttgagtttaatgaTCGATTGTAtgcttataaaatatttaaatttttattcttttatatatgagatcattttttttaacacttAAACTATACCGGACAGTGATTTGCTATTTTCTTTGAAACTGACTGAACTTCCATTCAAGTTAAAGAAGCCAAAGCTTGTTGGCATATCAAGCGAGCACAAATACTTAGGCAAGAAAATCTGAAACCCTAATACCAATTTTTCTTAATAACGACATGCATGGGGGGCCAAGAAGATGCATAAATGGGGTCCGAAATACGGTGAAGAAATTGCAAATGATAGTGGATAAGATTAGCAAGTAGCAGATCCAATGATAGAGAGTGGATCCATCATAGACACGCCATGTAAGAGGGGCCTCCTCTAGAGTTCAAATATGATTTCTCTTTCTCCTCCAACTGTATATATCTTTCTATTCAGAAACCCTAAAAGGGTTCTTTGTTTAAATGTTTCTTGTGAATCGGTTTAGGTTTATTTGGGTTGCTTTGACTGTGCAACAATTGATTAGAATCTCTctttagtttgattattttttaacaattaattatagtaagaactttatatttcaattgaattatcttttctgggttgaattatttatactaaaaaaataaaacttatgtTCAGTGATcggttttataattattatataaatatattaagagtttaattttgatatatcattaataatttttaaactcatattcttACACTTGGGCACCATGTCTTTGACACTCAATCCACCATGTTGGGGCTCCTAAATTCAACTTTTTTGTTTGATAAGTTCCTTATGTCAACTTTGTTCGCTCAACCAATTGTTGCTTCTTCCTTTTTGCTACTTCTCATTTATTGCTCATTTTCTTGGTCATCTGTCTCTGCACCTGCCATATCCATATGGACAAGAACAGTATTTTACTTGCGATAGCCGAGCCACAAATTAATTTCTGAGATGTGGTACTGGGCCAACCTGAAGTTGAAAATTCCTGGATTCTTCAGggccaaaattttgattttgttcaaatttaattttctttaaatcgGATTGACCCACACTAAAGGACCCAGCCCAAATAAGCCTTTTGTACTATGTGCAAATTTTAGGGTTCATTTCTTGCTGGGCCGTAATATAATTCAGTTGGGGCCTaccattaattaaaatagctaacccaccatttatatttatatgaagaATAAGTAGGCCATTGAGCCTACTTGAATACTAACAACAATTTTGCTTTCCCGATTTTCCAAAAGCAATTtcctttgttaattaatttaatttaattttaagtgcaGAAAATCAagtttgttatttaattaatttaatatatttttcatatttaatcaaaaatttgaaatatttaatggTAAATTTGAGTGCATACAACAATTACCATCTGGATGTTACAGCTTTTAGTTAAGAAAATACCTAAACCTTCGTTCTTATATAAGTGATATAATAAACAGGGACACAGTCTACCAAAATCTGAGCTTATGGCCCATTGCTTTGACTTGTGCCACTGAAGAAGACGACGGACATAGTCCTAGTTCTGTCAAATTTTGATTGAGAGTATAAAAAGCTTGCCCGCAGAagatatgagaaaaaaaaaaaaccctagctaGTAAATCTCTTCCCTTAAAAGATGGCCCCTTAAATTGCCTGCCACCATCACAACAacaattattcaattcaaaagcAATCAACTTTCGGTGCCCCTCCGCAAATCAAGCACAGCCGCGCCCATTGGCAGCTTTAGTCCCTCATTATATCACCAAACCCAACACATAGTTTTACTATCTTTTACAATAAGTTGATAAAATTTAAGCTATCTAGAATCAAATTCACACTGCTTAATCATATTCTATCTCTTCTCTTACGTGTAAGTGGTTCCTTGCTTGTATCTTCGAAAGAGGTCTTCCGTTTTGGCATTTCTGAAGGCacaacatccaatcacataaacCCAGATCAAAGCAACGAGAGTTATGAGTAATATGATGTCTGCTCTTCGCCATTCTTTCTTTAGATTTGCCAGCAATCCGGCTTTGCATGAATCGCAGTTGTAGCATAGCTGGTTTTGGTCATTGCTCCATTGCAGGCAATCCATGTCTGCCGCATTGTTGATAGGACTTATCCAATACGTTGGATTAATAAATGTGTACCCACACTGTGTGGGGGGCTTACAGCATCCAGACTGTAAagataaagcaaaaaagaataaaaataaaagattgagAACACTTTGTAAATCAAGATTAACAAATTGTTTCAAGAATCTAATGCTGTTTTACTTTATATAGAGATATTGTTTATTGTTCTTTGCTTAAGAAGAATGTAAAAACCATCTGTCAAGAGGATATGCAAAGTAGCTTCATAGACTACCAGTCTTATTTTAACATCCCAAACAATGTAAAATGcatatacaaacaaaaaatctctcgtattttatcaatatatgaTTTGTTTAAGGATGTCACGAAGAATGTGTTTATATAccttctaaattaattaattttaaaaatatctagcATGatctatatttaattaaatgtttcaAAAACAATGTTGAAATATATAGAAGAAGACATTCTTGCTTTCATTAGGATTTGAACTCAACAAGTTCTGTTCTTTGAATAATCCTGGTAGTATAGTTTACCTGCAATGGCGTTAGATGGGCATTAAAGAAATCCTGAGCCCCCTGATAACTCTGATTCAACTGGGCACATATTTGACTTGAGGCAAGACAAGTTTTAATCCGATCCCATTTGTAAGGCCTCCGAACTCTTCTCTGGAGCCATCCTGAATAATCTTCCAGACGATACTCCAAGTAAGCTCTACTTGGTGCAAGGTGGCCCGAGCCCCTAACTGTAACCATGTAAATAAACACAACCAAACAGGCGAGCAATATTATGAGAATGAGCATCGCTACAAGGTAGAATATAAGGAGCCACGGGATGCGCCAAAAGCCTCCTATAAAGCCTGCAAGAGCCACAACCAAAATCAAAATGCCCAAGATAATAACCGGCCATTGCAAAATCTTTACACAGGAATTATCCGGTTCGGTTGCCAGCCAGATTCCGGCACCGATGACCGGGATTGAAAGAAGCATGGCGACGAAGTTGATGGCTCCGATAACATTGTTGCTTAGTGCCATTTTTCTGAGAGAAGTCTGAGGAGTGTTTTCTTCAGGGTTTTGTTTGTTGTTGAAGTTACACAAACAAGGAGCTcaggtattaattaaaatggagAAAAAGTTTCCATAACCTACCTGTTTTTTGTTCTTTACCTTGGATCCCTGAAACTGAAAGCTACTAAAGGtggtaataataatttttaaaggagGGTTTTGATCTTCTAGTCTAATCACCGAAGGACAACTTTTTGAAAAGGAATACCTTGTACAGGATGAGGAAGAAAATAGAGGTTGAGTAAAGAGACAAATTTGCTTACAACCAATGCCATATATGTGGTGGGAAAACTTTGTAAAGAGAAGGGAAAAAGGCTTGGATGCATGAGGGGCGCATATGAAACTATTCGTAttcttatttattgaattattttagtGAATGaaggggtgtgtgtgtgtgtgtgtctatatatatatatatatataaaagtaggGACAAAGCCACTAAGAGGTGATTTGGGGCTCATGCCCTCACTGACCTTTGAAAAAGGTTTCAGATTGAATCCTTCTATCATGTATTATAACATTTGCACTCTGGCTTTAAGAAGTTGCTTGAATAGTAATGGAAAAGTCTTTAGGTACAAGAGGGTGTGGATTGAAATCCCTTTCGAAAACATTTTAAAGTACCGATGTAGTTGGTAAAGCGTctcagtttttttaattttattttggcggaataatgactatttcccaccagtCACACATCTTCTTTCTCTGGATCCCACATTTATTCCAAGCCACCACGTTCCTCTGTAAAGCTACTTctcatttcaaattttcctCTATTCCCTCTCACCAACACAACGGAAAAAAAAGGGACTGCTTTCAATTATGCTCTGCGGTAGAAGAGACAACGGTAGTAGAAGAGAAAGAGGCGGAAAcccagaaataaaatttaaggagAAAGCTATGTGTATTGAATTTGCTTGGTCTCTCTCTGTTGTAGATATCAAGAACCTCTTTGGCCAATGTGGAGCTGTTACTGATGTTGAggttcttcttctctctttatatctattttttgtttatgttcaTGTTGTTTATGGGTTATCAGTGTAAGATGTTAATGTTATAGATTACAAAGCATTAAGATGGTTAGAgcagaaaattttcatttgtgaCAATGGCCTCAGGAGAAGAGGCTCGGCTGCTCTTGATAAGCTTGACACTCTTGTAAGTTAAATTCTACATGTGCTCTTAATTGATATTACTATTATGTTTTGTTACTCTTGTATGCTGCattatgtattttgtgtttGTAAATTGTTGTGTCAAACTTAGTGTTGATAGATTTGAATTTTGGTTTCTTTCATttgttcaaaattcaaaatacaaaaatcGCACTAAGGAGATTCGTTGATCAGAGTGCTGCCTCATTAACTCTAATTGTCTCTTAGATTTTTGTATTTGTCTTATCTATCTATCTTTTTATTTGTGTTAGACTTCTTTTCTCTGTTCTGTTTTCCTTTTTGATCTTTCTTTGCTTCTTGTGTGCCATTCTGTGtgaaattttacaataaatttaatgatataaGCATTCTCAatggataatttttattttggaaacAAGTAAATTTACTTCAACTAAGATTTTGTGCTGTAGGAAGTGTCTGGGAGGATTATTAGAGTTGAGTTTGCAAAGAAATTCAAGAAACCTCGTCCTCCAATTGAGAGCCACGGCCTCCAAGTCCCCTTGATGAGGAAGCACAAAATGGAGAGACACAATCTATAGATACACAACATAAGTTAATGCGTCAAATCTTGCTTGGAAAGTTAGATCCAATAATCTCTGAGGATTTTTTTCAGCCGATCACAATCCTGTTTCTGCCACGATCGTTTTTGAAGCTCCAGGAATATCTGATGGTTACCGCTTTGTCTGGAGTAGGCAGAGATTGCAATTTCTTCTCTGAATGGGAAGGTAatgaagataaatttaaatactcaattacatTAGCCGATTGCataaatttttgttgatttggtgtattagataaatatcattattaaatgTTAGTCTTCAACCCTATAAAAATGGTGGGCTTCTTGTTACCTTGTTTAGTTTCTCTTGACAAAGGAAATAGCATGAGCTGTTTTCATTTACCTACTTGTTCTTTCATACTCAGCTTCTATGCAATCTTTAGAATGAAATTTTCCATTTATGTTCGTGAAACCTTTCGTTTGGCTCTCTTGGTTGTGTATTTGTTTGGTTTCTATGATGCACATGAATAAATGGAGAATGTAAGTTGataacttttctctcttttagtTTTTGGCTAAAAAAGGGGTCTTTAGGTGACAAAAACCTACAGCTCATTTATTGAGATTTGGTAGAACCTGTTAATTCTTGGAGTTCTTTATAAAGATTGACATGAATGGAGTGGCAATGGAATACGTTAATTAGAATAAATTCCTCTCCATGATGGTTAATGCAGTAAGTATCaagtaaaattttggaaatcaAATATTTGTTAGTGGTTAGTAAAATTTTCAACATAAACTTAGCTCTGGCACTCAGCCATGGAGTTATGGACTTGTCGACTCGCTTTAATATGCATGCCATTTTGCTGAATTGGCTAGAGAATATATATGAGGGAACCATATAACTAGCTAACTGGTTTAGTAAGACAAAATGACTATGTATGCAGGACTGGTAATTAATCAGTTTTGTAGACTAGTCTCAATGattgaaatattattcatttatatctaAAGCAATAACAATTTTGGTAACGATCTCAGTGCAGGGTATGCAGTTTCTGGCCTATTTACTCTTGAACAATCTTACATGCATGGCTGCACTCATGTATATGTATATCGATTGCTTCATAGCCATACAAAAATTACATCGTCTGCAACTTTTAAAGAAAAACCTGATGTTATTGTTTAAATTGTCATGGTGTATCATCTTAATATTCTTCTTCCTACAGGAGTTGATGGGTCGACCAATTCATTTGAAATTCAGTGAAAGGAAAGTTGATGAATCTGAAAGTAAGAAGGAACCAGAGGATGTACCTGAAGACCAGCCTGCAGAAtcatagattattaaaattgcCGTATAGTTTCCATATTGACTCTGCAATTTTCTGATAAGCAAAATTTTGGTGTCTTAAACTCATGAAAGCATTTTCTTTTACATGTATTTTTTACATGCTTTTGTTCTTGATgccttaaatttttatttgtcgAAACTGCTGATACATACACTCATATTACTTCTCGAATGTCCAGAATATAGAAAGAAATTTATCCTGTATCAGATGATTTCTTAGTCAGCAATTTCATCTAGTGTCATACTTTGATAAGAACCCATTTTGAGTTTCTCTGTATGGGCAAGAGATCCAATGCTTTACTCATTTCAGGAATAGTAAGAAAGTCTAGTTGTGGGGAATTCATGTTTCAATCAAAGACTTTTTCTTCACTTGTAACGCATATTCAAATTAGTTTTTGACTCTGAGTCAAAATCATCCATTCAcacgatgatatattatctttaatacataaattattactcattattaatacacataattttattaattagctTTCAAATCTACACTCATAAGTGAAGTCCTGTGTTTCCCACTATGAATGGTACACACAAAGCAAGTTAAACTTAGTAAAATTTACAACCAAATTGCATTCatcatgaaaagaaattaacatGCAAAGAAGGTGAATTGAATATAGTTGGGGAAATGGTAGGTGGCCATAAATTATTTTAGGGGGTCTTTAAATTGATGAAAAGCTGATTCAGTATTCAGTGGGCATGGAAAATGAAGTTGTCATTTTCTCATAAAAGCTCAGCAATATGCTTCCCTTGTCATCATTTAAAACGCTCTTGAAAGGTGGCTTTTGATTAGGCCTAGatgaatataatcaaattacaaatgtTAAGATTACAAAATAAGATGAACCCAGATACAAAATCTTAAggatttaagattttttttttcaataaaattacatatatataaatattttaatatataattagatatattaataatatgtcttTTCTGCCATTAATTAATAGTTGGAAAATGTACCTAAATTCTTCGTAGTGTAAAAGAGGAATATGGGGAACATTATGTGACGTctcttgttatttattattCGGCTGCAGGAGCAGCCTACCTTTAAATGCATATCGTTGACTCTGAGGCCCAAGCACCCCACTTAGAATCTATAAGAATCTGTTTGTCTCTCATTCCAGGCTGTAACTATTTAATCGGTATTAAGGTGACGTgttataaattgtttaaatattttattaaatatttaaaattaaatatatataattttattaaatttaaaaatacccAGATAAAATTATCCctttcttattatattattttttttccatttcatatcattatataaagaAGAttcttgaatcaaattataaataaataaaaaaaattatatatacctaattttaagtatctaattatatatttaaattaaatatatttatgtgattgagtaattttaaattaaaaataaataatactcaatcatataatgatacattatttatatacttaattaaatactcaaaattagatatgcataatattttgtataaCCGACatatagggttggattcgaatcgagtcaaTTCAAGCTCGATCTTGGCTCGGTCTAGCCCTAAACAAGCCGACCTTAGCCGAGTTCGATGGAGCTTgagctactcgtcagattttctaattaaaatttttgatataaaacgacgtcgttttgataacaaaaaatgagtcgaattgaatttgaacttagctttcacgagctcgaactcgaactcgagctaagtatatatgaaccgagctaagtttgagtttgactcgattcgaatccaaccctaccgacatatatatattttataaagaaaacttaATACTTTTTTAGAGATGATGACCatgtaaatttttatctataattttatttcctcTTCGAGTTGACTGGCGTCAAATGCTCC includes these proteins:
- the LOC123196025 gene encoding protein TORNADO 2-like, coding for MALSNNVIGAINFVAMLLSIPVIGAGIWLATEPDNSCVKILQWPVIILGILILVVALAGFIGGFWRIPWLLIFYLVAMLILIILLACLVVFIYMVTVRGSGHLAPSRAYLEYRLEDYSGWLQRRVRRPYKWDRIKTCLASSQICAQLNQSYQGAQDFFNAHLTPLQSGCCKPPTQCGYTFINPTYWISPINNAADMDCLQWSNDQNQLCYNCDSCKAGLLANLKKEWRRADIILLITLVALIWVYVIGCCAFRNAKTEDLFRRYKQGTTYT